In Magnetospirillum sp. WYHS-4, the DNA window CCCAGGCGCCAAGGCCCAGGCCTAACCCGAGGCTCAGCCCCTTGCCGGTCCAGATGGTTCCCGCACTGACCTTCGCCGAAGTGGCCACCGCCTTTGTCGCGACGGCGCCCGTGCCGCCGACATTCGCCGTCCCGGCCTTGACTGCCGTCACGGTGCCGCCCTTGATGGCGCCCCCCTTCGCGGCGGCGGCCTTGGCTGCTGCGGCCTTCATATCGGCCATGGCTTC includes these proteins:
- a CDS encoding magnetic particle specific iron-binding protein, with the translated sequence MVTLTEFAAGKTVAELDAAGNKLEAMADMKAAAAKAAAAKGGAIKGGTVTAVKAGTANVGGTGAVATKAVATSAKVSAGTIWTGKGLSLGLGLGLGAWGPVLLLAGGAAAGWLAYKHYFQKAASSDEAVIAEEATA